ACTAGTATGCTCTCATGATCTTGGGGTGATGGCATATTAGGCATGAAACTTGACCTTTGAATTTGGGAAGCTTAGCCATCCAATTTTTACCTATTCTCATATATTTAGGGATTGTaaataacatttctaatatttagaATGGTGATTTGGGTTTTCTTTGTAAATTACACACATACACATGTATATGTGCGTAATGTTTTTTCAAGATTCCTTTGAACACCCATATGTATTTGACTTTAATTTCCTTACTTTTTtgaactcataaaaaaaaaaaaattcctaactTTTTTGTGCTTCATATtggtttttagaattttcagGGTTTTTTATTGTGATCTAAAATGATTTCTGATTCCTCTTGCTATTGCTTCCCCCTATATTTTTCAAAGAGTCCCCATATGACATGAATGCAAAAGCATCACTTTGTTATGAATCTTCAGCAAAAATGTCATCAAAGCATCCAGATATGCcttgagttttttttgttttttgttttttttttggtgaactTACTATTGCAACTGTGTTTTGATTTGCCTTTGGTGCTACATTGAGTgtatgttttcatttatttatgatttattatttatttaaatggtGGCTCTTGGTGGCATTGATACTTTTTATGTGTATTCATGTTCAGTGCATGTTGGATTCTACCTGATAAGTTTATGGTTTGACGAGGCtcaaatttggataaaaagacCTACCATAATGCATCTAAAAACTGGAATCCGTTTATGTAATTGTAATCATAGTTCTCTCTTCATCTGAAATACTGTTGTTGCTGGAATGTtagtgtttaatttttattttcatttttttctttctgtgcATTCAAAAGatgcatattaatattttgaccaatttaatcttcaatttcTAACTAGATTTTACATATGGTCCCCAGGAAAAGTACTGGGGGCAGTTTTGACTTTCGCAGTTTTACACTTGATAATTTAGTGTATGggttatgaaataataatatgtttttgTCCTTACTTTGGTGTAACCTTTTTGTAATATAGGCATCAATATTGCCTTTTGCAAGGATTGAAGTGCCTAACCAGGTAAAAGTTAAAGGAGCAAGGATGGAGCTCTCTTTAACTCAACCGGATGATTGGCATCTTCATCTACGAGATGGTGACCTTCTTGAAGCTGTTGTCTCTCACAGGtcactttatttttatgagCATGCTCTTTCAAACTAGACTGATGATTATCCCGCTCTTTTAGTTATGGTCTTGATGTATATCATACCGACTTGGAAAAATAGATATTTGCTTGTTTTCATTGAATGGGTTAATTGTGTTGTGAATATTATGATTTCCATTTAATCTGGCCATGATTAATTCTTACAGCGCAAGTCATTTTGGAAGGGGAATAGTGATGCCAAATCTGAAACCCCCCATTACCACCACTGCTGCTGCTGTGGCTTATCGGGAATCCATATTGAAAGCACTGCCTGCCAATTGTGACTTCACCCCTCTTATGACACTATATTTGACCGATAAAACAAGTCCTAATGAGATCAAGCTTGCCAGTGAGTCCAGCCACAGCTTGTGATTTAAAGCCTGTTAGTTGTTTCTACTTTCTGAAGATTATTCGTTGCCTGCCTCTCAATTCTCTGATTTGACTTAATTCAAAGTTACTAAAGAGTATTTAATTGTAGGTTTATGTAACTTTTGTTGCTAATGCTGCTTTTACATTTATAAAAGTGTAGAAAACGAATGTATAGGCATTTAGTCACATGATTATATTGTTTTCTAGAATTTCTACTGGTGAACAGGTGTTGCAGTTTGCATTAGTTTATGCGCATGCACCTTTTATGCATTCTTTTGTTGGTAGTTAGAGTTTTCGATGATTTTCTGTAAATACATGCTGAAGGTCCATTAGAGTTAATCTTCTACTCTTTTCTTAGTGATCAAgatttagtttgtttttttatgtagTTTCAGTGAGTACTACCATCTAATAAGCTGTTTGGTAAGAGGGAGCTTAAGGGAAAGGAATTGAATTTCGTTTTCTTTACCTGGAGTTGAGGAGAATTAAAAAAGGACAAGTGACAGTTTTTGCCTTAAAATGTTACAAACAAaagagggaaaaataaaataaaataaaaaagaatgatggGGAGTCTTGCTGGTTGCCACTTGTTGCAATTTTTTAAGTTACATCCCCACCCCTGTCATCGTATGCAATCATCACTACTTGAGGAAGAAAAAAGGGGGCAAATgatagaagaaaatgaaatatggaaATAAGGGATAGAAAAAGAGTTGCTGCTTTGACAACAAAATTGAGAAGGTTTGTTATGCATGAAAGAGAAATATTGGTGGGCTCACTCTATCTTCTTATGTCAGGTGTGAGAGAGGTGTACTTTGGTGCATCCTTTTTGGCactttttaatacaattctcatttattgataaaaaaaaaatgtcaggTGTGAGAGAAATCCATGTGGAATCATTGGCCCAAGAGTAAGTAGGTCACTATTGACCTTGTGACTTTGCACCTGTTTTTGTGTCTTAGTGTCTGAATTAAAGCCATTGAAGGTACCTGTTTCCTTCAATTTTAGCTGTGTTTTTTAGGCTCCTTAGTCAGTTGGCCTATTGTCCAATTTAATTGGAGCCCTTTTCCTTGTAGAAGCACATGTCGACCTTCTCTCATTTGAAGCATTATAAAGGGGAGAGTCCTTTCTAGAAATTGGAGTGAGCATTAGGAGTTTGAAGAGTCTAGCTTTGGTGCCAAATTTATTGGTATCTTTCTTATATTAGGTTAATTAGCTACATTAAAGATAGAATAGAGTCTGATATCATTGTCCATAAATACCCTGTGAGGAGTTATTTGTATCTAGCTTTCATTGTTCTCTCTTAATAAAAAACTCAAGAGTTATATTTTTACAACTCTGTTTGTTTGATGCTTTTATCTTAACATAACTTGTTGGAGGATGACATATATTGTGGGCCCAAATTCtaacaacttaagcttttaggaaaattggttgctTAACATGGTGTTCCAGGTTTATGTCCTCCCTTCATCAATTTATCCATCtaataattgtgataaaaaaattgtaacttgTTTGCTCCATGGCAGGTAAGGGTCCACACGTGAGGGGGGTATTGCTTGATatccttttaggaaaattggttattaacttaattatatatatgcaaCTTTTACAACATGATATTCTGCTATAAATAGTGGCATATGGTGGTAATCCATTTGATTGATTTAACCAgaacttaaaatttgaaatattggaatGTTTGGACAgtttattaatataaatgaacAACAACACTTGTAATTTTTAATGCTGTAAACTCCCCTAGTGGTGGATTTGTTCCTTTCCATTTGAATGACAGTTGGAGGATATCTCTAAAAAATTCCCTGGCCGTGGATGCTTGTAATTTTATCCCTTAgggattttttcttttctttttaaatttttttctctagattGACTTCCATGgcttcataattattttaatctcACAAGAAATAATCTTTtatgatcttcaacatcatgGTTAATAAATTGGACACTTATGATAATTATCTCTGCCATTAGTGAAAATTGATGTGGTACATCTTTATTAATGTGAATTCCTGTtgctttttcctttccttcatatatttctACCTGCGGTTTATATGAAAATGCTAATTGCTTCAACAGGAAATAGTGGGGTAGTTTTTGCTGTAAAGTTGTACCCTGCTGGTGCTACAACAAATTCTCAAGATGGCGTTACGGATCTTTTTGGGAAGTGCCTTCCTGTTCTTGAGGAGATGGTTGAGCAGAATATGCCTTTACTGGTAACTCCACCAGTCcctaaatagatttttttttcgtACTTTACCTTCTCTATTTCATTTGCaactgaaaattttcattccttgTTTGAAGATGAATACTCAAGACATGATTTAAATTTCCTAGAAGCAAATATGTTGTTCCTTGGTGAGACCTAACTTCATCTGTTGCTGCTTTTGGAAGGCGGCCTGTGAACTTTTGGCTTATAACATGTGACCACAGCTTCTGCCCCTAAGTGAAAGTATAAGTCAcattctaagattttttttaaacaaatgaaatgaATGTGCAAAATAGCAGCGTTGCAGGAATTGAATCCTAGTGACAATGTGTTTTAACTGACAGACAATTCATACACACATGGTTGCCTTAATGAATCcagaaaagatttttttaaacaatgaaattactatatatattgTAGTAATCTCTAGAGTAGTGAAACTCAAACATATTACTCAATAGTACCCAATTGATAGTGAATGAAAATCACTGTGATTGAATTTACCTTTAAATTGTTGAGTGCAACTCTCATAAGGCCATTATTGATCCCCACTGATATTGTTTTAAAGCAATACCTCTtaaccttttgttttcttttttctaaagcAATTTAAAAGCAATACCTTTTACTAATTGAAGACTTGGACAAGCAATTGTAAATCTTCAAATGACAAAAGGCTTGAGGATAAATTGACAAAATCTACTAGTTATAAGGTAGTAGCTGAAAGAGAGTCTTTTTGGAAGCTTATTATCAGTaggaagtatggggaagaaggAGGAGGGTGGATCTCTCGTGAGGTTAGGGAAGGCTATGGGGTGGGGTTGtggaaggaaattagaaaggaagGCGTTTTGATGTTTAAAAACGTTTCCTTCACTGTAGGGGATggtagaagggtgaaattttggaaggacatttgGTGTGGAAACATTCTCCTTTGAGAggcttttccttctttgtttgcCCTTGCGGTCTCTCAAGATGCGTGGGTAGCGGATTGTTGGGATTCTATGGGGGATGCGGGGGGATGGTATCCTTGTTTCTCTAGACcatttaatgattgggagatggaggcGGTGGCGAGCCTCCTTTCGTTCCTTCAAGGAAAGAGGCTTATTGTTGGGATGGAGGATAGAGTGTTGTGGAATGCTTCTAAGAATGGGATTTTCTCTGTAAAATCCCTTTACAATACTCTTGATTCTAGTGGTGCAGTCCCGTTTCCTTGGAGAATCATATGGAGCCCTTGCGTGCCTactaaggtgggtttttttgcttgggaagcttcttgggggaAGGTGCTAACCCAAGATCAACTCAAAAGAAGGGGCTGGATTTTAGCAAACAGGTGCTTCTTATGTTGTGATGATGAGGAGACAATAAACcacatccttattcattgcCCCAAGGCGAGGGTGTTGTGGAATCTTGTGTTTTCGTTGTTTGGGGTTAATTGGGTCCTTCCGCTTAGAGACACTCTCCTTGGTTGGTCCGCTTCCTTTGTGGACAAGAAGCATGGAAAGACTTGGCGGGCAGCtcccctttgtttattttggtcggtttggaaagaaagaaataggatagtttttgataatgaggctttgtcgatccaaagattgaaaaactccTTCGTTTGTAATATTTTCTCTTGGTCTAAGACTTGTTTAGATGGAGAACCCCGCTCCTTAATTaactttgttgattggttgggttttAATTGAGGGTTGGTGAGTGTATGCTTCCTTGTGTTTTTTGTTGTGGGGCTTCTCGTgcatactccctgtatgcttcgggttgccttcttgctcccttcttttaataaattttctgtgtttatctatcaaaaaaaaaaaaaaagctaagcCAAACACAGTTTTACATGGGTTCTAAGTAGGacatttcaatttagtttactCTTTCTCGATTAGTGTGAATTCAACCAGCTGGAGAAGACACCATTTAGAACCAAGACCTATCTGTTTGAGCTTCTATTTACAGGTCCATGGGGAGGTTACAAATCCAGAGGTTGATGTATTTGATCGAGAAAAAGTTTTCATTGACACTGTTTTAAGACCTTTGATTCAGAAATTTCCACGGCTGAAGGTTGTGATGGAGCATATTACAACCATGGATGCTGTTAGGTTTGTTGAGTCTTGCAATGAAGGTATCTTTAATCACTTCTATTTTCACCATCACCATTATTCTTTCCATTGTTttccctcttcttctttctgGGAGTGTTTTAATCCATTTATTAATCCTTCCTCTTATCCCATTTTTAGATATAGTCGTTTTATCTCACTTCAATTGTGTTTATTAGGATCTGTTGCAGCAACCGTTACACCACAGCATCTTGTTCTGAATAGAAATTCTTTGTTTCAAGGAGGATTGCAGCCACACAATTACTGTCTTCCAGTACTTAAAAGAGAGACACATAGTAAGTATTGTCCTCATTTTCTCACAAAGCAGTGATTATGGATTCCATTAGGAACCTAATGCTTAACTTATGACGTCTTAACTTAGCTCTTATCAATTAGAAACCTAATGCTTTCATGGCATCATCTAGTATGCAACTTATCAATGGAAAGAAGCATGCATGAATGTTTGTCTGATCGGTATGCTACTTGCCTGAGTTTGGAATGAAGATTTTTAGTAAGATGAATTGTGCCATAGGTGTCACTGTTTAAAATATTGCCCCACAACACACCTGACAATTTTTGTTATGCCTTCACTTTTGGGTTTATTCATGTTGAAATGCAACAAGTGGATTATCCTTGTTATTAGCTCCTTGACTACTTAATATAGGTCATTTTGGGAAATATAATGCAACTTGTCTGACTCTTTGAAAGTGTCTGATCTATTTGTGTTTTCCATAGAAAATTTGAATGGGTTTAAATTATACCTTGTAATACTAGTGTACTCTGCATTCCT
The sequence above is drawn from the Vitis riparia cultivar Riparia Gloire de Montpellier isolate 1030 unplaced genomic scaffold, EGFV_Vit.rip_1.0 scaffold807_pilon_pilon, whole genome shotgun sequence genome and encodes:
- the LOC117910670 gene encoding dihydroorotase, mitochondrial-like isoform X1; the protein is MKVELITCQNFRWLCQTKILSVSEVPNSDRSCHCSCHLAARVLYKYFISRRGFRFSCSAFGMIKAVAFPCKASILPFARIEVPNQVKVKGARMELSLTQPDDWHLHLRDGDLLEAVVSHSASHFGRGIVMPNLKPPITTTAAAVAYRESILKALPANCDFTPLMTLYLTDKTSPNEIKLARNSGVVFAVKLYPAGATTNSQDGVTDLFGKCLPVLEEMVEQNMPLLVHGEVTNPEVDVFDREKVFIDTVLRPLIQKFPRLKVVMEHITTMDAVRFVESCNEGSVAATVTPQHLVLNRNSLFQGGLQPHNYCLPVLKRETHRQAIVSAVTSGSRKFFLGTDSAPHERRRKECPCGCAGIYNAPVALSLYAKVFEEAGALDKLEAFTSFNGPDFYGLPRNTSKIKLSKTPWKVPESYSFSFGDIVPMFAGETLDWLPSSP
- the LOC117910670 gene encoding dihydroorotase, mitochondrial-like isoform X2, which codes for MIKAVAFPCKASILPFARIEVPNQVKVKGARMELSLTQPDDWHLHLRDGDLLEAVVSHSASHFGRGIVMPNLKPPITTTAAAVAYRESILKALPANCDFTPLMTLYLTDKTSPNEIKLARNSGVVFAVKLYPAGATTNSQDGVTDLFGKCLPVLEEMVEQNMPLLVHGEVTNPEVDVFDREKVFIDTVLRPLIQKFPRLKVVMEHITTMDAVRFVESCNEGSVAATVTPQHLVLNRNSLFQGGLQPHNYCLPVLKRETHRQAIVSAVTSGSRKFFLGTDSAPHERRRKECPCGCAGIYNAPVALSLYAKVFEEAGALDKLEAFTSFNGPDFYGLPRNTSKIKLSKTPWKVPESYSFSFGDIVPMFAGETLDWLPSSP
- the LOC117910670 gene encoding dihydroorotase, mitochondrial-like isoform X3; amino-acid sequence: MELSLTQPDDWHLHLRDGDLLEAVVSHSASHFGRGIVMPNLKPPITTTAAAVAYRESILKALPANCDFTPLMTLYLTDKTSPNEIKLARNSGVVFAVKLYPAGATTNSQDGVTDLFGKCLPVLEEMVEQNMPLLVHGEVTNPEVDVFDREKVFIDTVLRPLIQKFPRLKVVMEHITTMDAVRFVESCNEGSVAATVTPQHLVLNRNSLFQGGLQPHNYCLPVLKRETHRQAIVSAVTSGSRKFFLGTDSAPHERRRKECPCGCAGIYNAPVALSLYAKVFEEAGALDKLEAFTSFNGPDFYGLPRNTSKIKLSKTPWKVPESYSFSFGDIVPMFAGETLDWLPSSP